A window of the Henckelia pumila isolate YLH828 chromosome 3, ASM3356847v2, whole genome shotgun sequence genome harbors these coding sequences:
- the LOC140890441 gene encoding ABC transporter F family member 5, which translates to MDLASKLHHMHLRSSFLSGASPISTTNRPIRRRFVAAASTSAIHSPLLKTPPPIFSKLQSVATETSASTTVFQEEDEDIEALFSDYNSEPSQVGFKRSNKGSTGASTISSGVRLENVSKSYKGATVLKNISWEVKKGEKVGLVGVNGAGKTTQMRIISGLEQPDSGNVIKAKSNMKIAFLNQEFEVLSTRTVKEEFLSAFKEEMEVAGRLEKVQKAIEKSVDDLELMGRLLDEFDLLQRRAQAVDLDEVDVKISKLMPELGFVPEDADRLVASFSGGWQMRMSLGKILLQDPDLLLLDEPTNHLDLDTIEWLEGYLNKQDVPMVIISHDRAFLDQLCTKIVETDMGVSRTYEGNYSDYVIGKAAWIETQFAAWEKQQKEIEQTRDLIIRLSGGANTGRASSAEKKLEKLQDDEQVEKPFIRKQMKIRFPERGQSGRSVVRIKNLVFGYENMVLFKNANLTIERGEKIAILGPNGCGKSTLLKLIMGMENPTSGEVLLGDHNVLPNYFEQNQAEALNLDKTVLESVAEVAQEWRLDDIKGLLGRYNFKADMLDQKVSFLSGGEKARLAFCKFMVQPSTLLVLDEPTNHLDIPTKEMLEEAINEYQGTVITVSHDRYFIKQIVNRVLEVQDGMLQDYAGDYNYYLEKNLEARERELEREAEIEDKSPKAKAKSKMSKAEKEVRKKQKMQAFQAAKQKSKGLKNAKRWN; encoded by the exons ATGGATTTGGCATCAAAATTACATCACATGCACCTTCGATCCTCTTTTCTTTCCGGGGCCTCTCCAATTTCCACCACCAACCGCCCTATCCGTCGCCGCTTTGTCGCTGCTGCCTCCACCTCCGCCATCCACAGTCCTCTCCTTAAAACACCTCCCCCAATTTTTTCCAAGCTACAATCCGTGGCCACTGAAACTTCTGCCTCCACCACTGTTTTTCAAGAAGAGGATGAAGATATAGAGGCCCTTTTCTCCGATTATAATTCTGAACCTTCCCAGGTTGGCTTCAAACGATCTAATAAGGGTTCCACTGGCGCGTCCACCATTTCATCTGGTGTGAGGTTAGAAAATGTGAGTAAGAGTTACAAAGGAGCCACCGTACTGAAAAACATCAGCTGGGAAGTGAAGAAAGGAGAAAAAGTTGGGTTAGTGGGTGTAAACGGCGCAGGAAAAACAACCCAGATGAGAATTATATCCGGTCTTGAGCAACCTGACTCGGGGAATGTAATCAAGGCAAAAAGTAACATGAAAATTGCGTTTTTGAACCAAGAATTCGAGGTTTTGTCTACTAGGACGGTGAAAGAAGAATTCTTGAGCGCTTTTAAGGAGGAAATGGAGGTTGCAGGGAGGCTGGAGAAAGTGCAGAAGGCGATTGAGAAATCAGTGGATGATTTGGAGCTGATGGGGAGGCTGTTGGATGAGTTTGATTTGCTTCAGAGGAGGGCGCAAGCTGTAGACTTAGATGAGGTAGATGTTAAGATCAGCAAGTTGATGCCTGAGCTTGGGTTTGTGCCCGAGGATGCGGATAGACTCGTTGCATCATTTAGTGGAGGGTGGCAAATGAGGATGTCACTCGGGAAGATTCTATTGCAG GATCCTGATTTATTGCTTTTGGATGAACCCACAAATCATCTTGATCTTGATACCATCGAGTGGCTTGAGGGTTATCTGAATAAGCAGGACGTGCCAATGGTCATCATATCACATGACAGGGCTTTTCTCGATCAACTGTGCACAAAAATTGTGGAAACCGATATGGGTGTTTCAAGAACTTATGAAGGAAATTACTCTGATTATGTCATTGGAAAGGCGGCGTGGATTGAAACTCAGTTTGCAGCATGGGAAAAGCAACAGAAAGAGATTGAGCAGACTAGGGACCTTATAATCAGGTTAAGTGGTGGAGCAAATACTGGCCGTGCTTCTTCTGCCGAAAAG AAGCTGGAAAAGCTCCAGGACGACGAACAAGTTGAGAAACCCTTCATTCGGAAGCAAATGAAGATCAGGTTTCCAGAACGTGGACAAAGTGGCCGATCTGTTGTGAGAATAAAGAACCTTGTATTTGGTTATGAGAACATG gttCTGTTTAAGAATGCAAATTTGACCATCGAAAGAGGAGAGAAAATCGCCATCCTTGGTCCAAATGGGTGTGGGAAAAGTACATTACTTAAACTGATTATGGGCATGGAAAATCCAACTAGTGGAGAAGTTTTACTTGGGGATCACAATGTACTGCCAAACTATTTTGAGCAGAATCAG GCAGAGGCTCTGAATTTGGACAAAACGGTGCTGGAAAGTGTCGCTGAAGTTGCACAAGAGTGGAGACTTGATGACATAAAGGGTCTCCTAGGTCGTTATAACTTCAAGGCAGATATGCTTGACCAGAAGGTTTCCTTTCTAAGTGGTGGTGAGAAG GCTCGGCTCGCCTTTTGCAAGTTCATGGTTCAACCTTCAACTCTTCTTGTTTTGGATGAGCCGACAAATCATTTAGACATACCTACGAAAGAGATGCTCGAG GAGGCTATAAACGAGTACCAGGGAACTGTTATCACAGTATCTCATGACAGATACTTCATAAAACAAATAGTTAATAGAGTTTTGGAAGTGCAAGATGGGATGCTACAGGACTATGCTGGAGACTACAAT TACTATTTAGAGAAGAATCTTGAAGCTAGAGAAAGGGAGCTTGAAAGAGAGGCAGAGATCGAGGACAAGTCACCAAAAGCAAAAGCCAAATCCAAGATGTCCAAG GCGGAAAAGGAAGTGAGGAAGAAACAGAAAATGCAGGCATTTCAAGCTGCTAAACAGAAATCCAAAGGATTAAAGAATGCTAAAAGATGGAACTAA